The Sulfurimonas sp. HSL3-2 genome segment TTCTAAACTTCTTCTTAACGGCATTTGGGTTTACCGGGATATTTATGATCTGGTACGGTATGAGAATGCAGAAAAACGGCGAGGAAGAAGTCGGTAAGATAGCGGTCAATCAAGGTAAGAAATGGTTTATGTTTTCTACGCCTGTAAATGTCGCGATATTGCCTTTGCTCCTCTTTGCATTTTCACCGAGAATAGCTGAAGGACTGATGGGTACGGTTTTTATATATCTGCCTTTTTTTGCTTCTATTGTCTTAACGATCATCTTTTTTTATCTAATGAGAAGATGGAAGAAAGATACATTCAGCTCTAAAGAGGTTTTTACTGTCGCATTGATGATGGTGTTTTCTGTTGTGTTGATGGCAACTGCAAGACACGGAATAAGAGTCGTTTCATTCAAAGAACCTCTGGCAATCCAAGCTGCAGCGACAAAAGCCTATATGACGGCATCACTCTCCGAATATAAAAAATATAAAGAGAGTATGAAAAATGTCGTGAAGAAAGATCTTAGCAATCCGGCAACTTTAGCCGAGTCAAAAGGGTGTCTGGCATGTCACAGTATCGACACGACACTTGTAGGACCGGCATACAAAGAGGTTGCTGCGAAATATAGTTCGGCACAGCAGATCGTGAATTCTATTAAAAATGGAAGTGAAGGCAAATGGGGAACCATTGCAATGCCTGCGCAGGATGTCGATGACAAGGAAGCAAATATACTTGCTGACTGGGTGTTGTCGCAAAAACAAAACTAATCGGAGTTTCTCCGATTAGCCTTTATGTAAGAGAGTCAAACTATTTATCAAATATGTAAAAAACTCCTAGATTCAAAGCGTGGAACACCGGCTCTCTTTCATAAATGCTATATAAGGATATTCTAGATGTTCAAAATAATAGTGGCCTGTATATTTTTTATAAATATATATGCCAATGATATTTTACAAGAGCAGATAGACACAGAGAATAAAACAATCACTATATTGTGTTTTTATACGACCTGGTGTCCGGCATGTAAAAAAAGCATCGAGTTACTAAATGAAATAGATAAAAACCTACATACTAAAGTGAAAGTCATAGGAATCGATTTGGATGACGGGATAAAAAGAAAAAACTATATAGAAAGTCTTGATATCAGGTTTAAAGTGATCAACCAGAACCTTTTGCAAGCTAGAAGATATGGTGTTAAAGACTCTGTGCCCGTTATTTTAATAGTGGGTGAGCATCGCACTATTGTCAAAAGATTTTACGAACTTCCAAACAGAAAGTATTTTTTTGCATTGATACAGAGACTGAGCAGCGGATATCTAGAAAACGGGACATTACCCGTCCAAGAGAGAATCGATTTATGGAAAAAGAGCAGGGACTGACTTGTGACACAATATTTAAGACAGCATCAAAATAAGAAAGCTCTCATTGCCATTTTTATAACGTTATCGGCAGTGGCAGTCCCAATGTTTCAATATAACTCCATCCATCTTCTTTTATTCAATTTCTATAATCAAAGATTTGAACTTTTTTTTCATGCATGGGAGGTAAATACGGCCGGATTAATAAATATCTTTATACTGTTCGCAGCAGCTGTCATCCTTTTATTCAACTTTACATACTCCAGATATTTTTGCGGAAATATCTGTCCTAAGACACTACTGAACAATCTTTTTACCGATATTATTGAAACAAGAATCTTTCATTTATTCAAAATCAAGAACAGAGATGATGAGCAGAGTTTTGAAAAAAATAGACTAAAACTCTTTTTTGCATACGCTTTTTTGGCTGTTGTGATCATATTCGGTTCTATGCCTATATTCTTTTATTTTATACCGTACGATATCTTTTTTTCTATGCTTAAAAACTACTTTCTCGGGTATCGGTTCTTACTTTACATCTGGATATTAAGTGCAATCTATCTTTTTGCCGAGATTCTCTTTTTAAAAGAGTTTTTTTGTGCTTATATTTGTCCATATCAGCTTGTTAACTCCATCACGGTAAACGAACAAAGAGGCTTTTATACTTTTGATACTAAAGAAAAATGTATCGACTGTGAAGCTTGCGTTAATGTATGCCCTGTCCCGGAGTTAGATGTAAGAAAAGGGTATGATACTCGATGTATAGCCTGCGGTGATTGCAGTGCAGTATGTCATGATGTAATGCAAAAACGGGGAGGAGAGAGGAGCCTGATAGAGTATAAGGACTTTATCAAAAGAAAGAGCCTGCCATATCTTTCTTTTGCAGGCAGGCGGACATCTTTACTTTTGATCGCTTTGACTTTAGCAGGTAGCTCTTTAATAGTCTACTACCTTATATCACCGGAACATCTAAGTTCCTGTAATATCGCTAATGCTTTTTTATACAGAGATTAGAAATCTTCACCTTCGAACATTTCAGGTTTAAACTCTATAACTTGATTTCTACCATGCTCTTTTGCATAGTAAAGTGCAGTGTCCGCAAACTTGATACATTTCCAGATAGAATTCGCATCATCTGGGAATTGTGCTACACCGATACTGATAGTTTTTTGCAGTAGCTCTCCACCTACATTAAACTTCATCTTATTGAACTCGTCATGGATCTTTTTAGCAACAGTTATAGAGCCTTCTCTTGATGCATTGTTTAACAAGATAACAAACTCTTCACCGCCGTAGCGGATAGCAAGATCAGCATCTCTAATAGATTTTTTGATAACTTCAGCAAGCCCTTTGATGACTATATCGCCTATATCATGACCGTAAGTATCGTTTACCATTTTAAAGTAGTCGATATCCAGCATTAAAACACTGTAGTTCGTTTCATTTCTAAGTGCTTGTTTTGCCATTTTATCGATGAACTGTTCTAGGAATCTTCTGTTATAGATACCTGTCATACCATCTCTTAAAGTCGTGTCTCTGAGTTTGTCAGTTAAGATTTTTGACTCGATCACAGGCTTAGCTGCTTCTATATAGTTTTTGATACTTGTTACATTCATACTGATCTGCTCGAACTTAGCCGGATCATCAACTACAATATTTAGTGTCAGTGAAACTTCGTCATTTATATCAAAAGGGATACAGATATATTCATTCTCATTATGGTGACAGCTGCTGCATAGATTTGGAAAGTCTGTAGAAACGATATCCGTATCGGTTCTGTACGCTCTACACAGGTCTACGTTTTTATCGACATTGGCATCACAATAACTTTTGTGAGATATATAGATGGGCTCTCTTATTTTTTGTGTTCTGTCGATCTCAAAAAACGAAAAGTTATGAATGTCATATTTTGTCTGCATGACAGTGATAATTCTATCAAAGACCAGTTCTTTTGTATCATCGAGTTCTATCGTCTTTTTAAATTTATAGATATCTGCCAGTTCTTTGATGATTATTTTCGCTTCATAAAGAGGATCTGAACATCCTAGATTTGATTTTGTCACAAATGTCGTCAGACTGTGCTTGATCTCGCCGAATGTCTCCTGCATTTTGTGAAAGAGAGTATTGATCTGATCTGCGACCTCTTTTCCTTCACCCGATACTCTTGTATCGAATCTATGTGAGAAGTCACCGCTGTGAGCTTTTTGGATCCCGTCTCTAAGGTTTGCAAAAAGTTCCATATATGGTTTGATATAATAGTTCAGGACAAGAAGAGCTATAAATATAAATATGACGTTGATACCGAATATCTTTAAAATTGTGATTGTACTGGCATTTCTGACACTGTTGATATCAAACTCCATGCTAACGGCACCGAGAATATCTCCGTCATTTACGCTATGACACTCGAGACAACTTACTTTAGCGGTGCTGTCGGCTATATATGGAATCGTTATCCGTAGTTTTACTTCTTCAGGATTTTCTATGACCTTCTTTATCATCTTTCCGGATGAGAGCACATCTTTGTCTATATCATCACGGGCATTTTCATAACTGTAGCCTTTCCCGTATTGATCGATTACATTTTGACCTCGTGCGATCCATAACTTCTTAATTTCATTGTTCTGAGTGATCGTATCAAGGAAATATTTGCGTTTGTCCATTATCCCGTTGACCATATGCGCAGTCAGACCGTCTTTAACTATGTTGGCAGTTAGTTTGGCTTTATCGACCGCAGCATTGATGGCAAACTCTCTAAAGTTTAAACCGACATTGACAATAGTTGCCGTGGCTAGAGCCGCGAGCATCAGTGTAACCATTAAAAGAAGTTTATTTTTAGTATTCATATTTGTCCCAAATATTATAATTAGTTATATATTATAAAATCTATTGTTAAATTCTGATAAATTCTACTCTACTGTAACACTTTTTGCTAGATTTCTAGGCATATCTACATCATTACCCAATCTTATAGCGATCTCCATCGAAAGAAGTTGGACGATTACCATCATTTCAAAGAACTCAAGCATATAATCTCTTACGTCTGATGTCTTTATATAATCATCCGCCTTATCAAACTCTACAGGGCTGATCGCACAGATAGTGGAATCTCTTGCACTGAGCTCCTCCACGTTACTTTTACTTTTTTCATACAGCATGTGCTGCGGAAGAAGAGCGATAGTAAAGAGTTCAGGATCGGCCAAAGCAATAGGTCCGTGTTTCATTTCACCCGATGGGTAACCTTCTGCATGCAAATAGGTGATCTCTTTTAGCTTTAAAGCTCCCTCTAGTGCAAGAGGATAAAATATATCACGGCCGATAAAGAAGAATCCATGACCGTGAAGATATCTTTTAGAGAGCCTTGTTATCTTCTCATGTAGACCCTCTTTTATCTTAAGGACACTAGGGACTTCGCGAAGCAGAGATATCTGTTTCTCGATCTGTTCAGTAGTCAGAGAGTTCTTTAATTTTGCGATATAAAGAGAGAGCATCCAAAACACTACGACCTGAGTTGCAAAAGCTTTTGTCGATGCCACGCCTTTTTCAATCCCTGCACGTGTAAGTATGGAAGCATCTGCAAGGCGAACCATTGAGGAGTTGTCGACATTACAGATGACAAGTGTCTTTAGACCCGCCTCTTTTGCCATCTTTAGTGTTTCTAGTGTATCAGCCGTTTCGCCACTTTGTGATATCGCGACAAAAAGAGTGTCTTGGCATAAAAGAGGCTCTTTATATCTGAACTCACTGGCGATCTCTACCGATACCCTGATCTTCGCATATCTTTCAAACAGATAGCTCGATACAAGAGCTGAATGGTAAGATGTACCGCAGGCACAGAGTTTTATCTCGTTGATCCCGTCAAAAAGCTTAGAATCCAACTCTTCAAAATGGATCTCTTTATCAAATATACGTCCAAGAAGAGTATCTATAATGACTTCTGATTGTTCATATATCTCTTTTTCCATAAAAAATCTAAAACCGCCTTTTTGAGCCGAAAGCTTGTTAGTAGAAAGTTTTGAAAAATGGGGTTCTTTTTTGTTTGATTTTTTATCGAAGATCGCTATTGTCTCAGGCGTGACATATCCATAGTCACCGTCATCAAGATAGATTACATCACTGCATTTGCCGATAAGAGGCGTATCTGAAGATGCAAAGTATTTTTCGCCATCAGCATCACGTCCCACTATCATAGGGGAACCCTGTTTCGCAAAGAAGATAGTTCTGTCTTCAGATTTTGTCACCAGTAAGATGGCAAAAGCACCTTGAAGTTGAGAGATCGTCTTGGTAAATGCATCAAAAGCCGAATCAGCTGTTCTTAACTCTTTTTCAAACAGATGGACTATGACTTCCGTATCTGTCTGGCTTAAAAAGTGTGCACCGCTCTCTTGCAGTTCACGTTTTAATGCAGCATAGTTTTCGATGATGCCGTTGTGTACGACATAAGAACTTTCACCCAAATGTGGATGGGCATTAAGTTCGGTAGGTTTTCCGTGTGTCGCCCATCTTGTGTGTCCGATCCCGATAGCAAAGCCGCTCGGGTCAAATGCAGCAGCTTTTTCCTGCAGATTTACAAGCTTTCCGACTGCTTTATAAACGGAAAAATCATCGTTTTGTAAAACTGCTATCCCTGCGGAATCATATCCGCGATACTCTAACTCCTGTAATCCATCGAGTAAAATATCTTTTGTCTTTTTAGATCCTAAGTATCCGACTATTCCGCACATATATAATTATCCCTCACTTAGCAACTTAAAAAGATTTTCAATATTATTGCACATATTATTTTGTTTTTCGATTAAAAAGTGGTCTCTGGCTTTAGTTTTTGTCGAATGCACCTTTGCAGTTGCGATATTGATACTGTTTTGCTCAAATATATCCATAATATACGCTAAAAGACCGCGTTGGTTCCTGGTATGAATACTCAGTTCTGCATAGGCTTGAGAATGCTCGCAGTCTATACTGATCTCATCCTTTTTAATATTCGGTTTTTTAATATTTATTGTTTTGCTCATATCAAAAGAATCTTCTACTATCTGCTTGATCTGTTCTATCGTATCATCTTCGATATTTTCCGAAAACTCTATTTTAAAATACTTGATTCCGTCAAAAAGAGTAAAGATATCCATTGAACCGACATCCAAATAACTCAGATTTGCCAAAAGATAGGAGATATTTAGAGGAACTCGTCTAAAGATCTCAATACTTAGTCTTGTTCTATTTGTCACTTTAAAACTGAATTTATCAGTTTCTTTTGCCTGTTTTGCGATCTCTATGATCTCTTCAGGAGAGTGCTTGAAATAGAAAAGGTTGGATTCTATCGCTAAAACCTTTTTCTGTTCTATCTTTGAAAGTGCGGCAAAACCTTCGCTGTTACGTATACGTCTCTCTTTTTGCAGACGTTTGGTCGCATCACTGATCCTGTCACTTTGTTTAGCGACCTCCAGAGCGTTTATATAGAGCTCTTTTAAAAGTTTTGAACTAAACGATGTGTATACTCCTTCACCGACGCCGTTTATATCAGCGTATGTAAGAATATATAGAAGTTTCAGGTTCTTTTCATCCTTAATATTTGAGAGAAATTTATAGAGAACCTCTTCATGGTGTATATTTTCTCTAAATGCGACATTGCTCATCAGTACATGATGTTTGATTATCGTAACCGCTCTTTCTATAGCATCATCTTTAAACTTCAACTGCTTTGCAAACTGCGTGATCAGTTTTGCACCGACCTCACTGTGATCCTGTTTCCTTCCTTTGCCTGTATCGTGGAGTAAGACAGATATCTTGAGAAGAAGTTTTTCATCTGCGCTTAGACTATCATACTGATCCTGTATATACTGTTCTTGTATCGTTTCAAGTGCCTGGACGCATTTGATCGAGTGGATATCTACCGGATAGTGATGATAGCCGTCAAACTGAGGCAGAAACATCACTTTTCTAAAGCTGCTTATCAGTTGATGCAGGATGCCTGCATCATAGAAAAGTTTCAAAAAGCAGTAGCTGTTCTCTCTTTTAAATATCTCTTTTAACTGAGAGTATGTTTTTGCTTTTAGCGGATGTTTGATGATCGAGTATGTAAAAAGGTGCAAAAAGCCGGAATCGTATCTGTAATGTCTGTCCGGCAGTGAGATAAGGACATCTAAAAGTTTTTCGATAGGCTGCGCTTTTAGATTGTATGAAGCATACAGTCTTTCATCCATAAGATAGATGCCCTTTGTCAGTCTGGAGTTTTTCAGCTCTTTAAAATTATCCAGTTTAGCTATATATGCCCTGACCATCTTTTTGACAAAGATCTGTGTGAAGTTGTTAATGCGCCATTGTGCCTGAAACACTTTTGTCGCCATCTTTCTTTCATCGCTGAATCCCAGCATATGGCTTACTTGCGGCATTTGTTCAAGTGAGAGTCTATCCTCTTGTTTATTGTTTATAAGATGCAGCGCACTTCTAACACGAAAGAGCAGTTCCAG includes the following:
- a CDS encoding c-type cytochrome translates to MNWKLPFDIPLVTPTMGIPIEFYDALGIIVFVIHISFIYVLIGASTASVIYNVMGVFKKDKNYDKLAYNMTNPTTISENMGALWGVAPLLVISVLYTGFFYTAILKVSPHILHIIYGNIFAFLLSYAYKFSWHKLSDSKGFHIAIGLVAVLVFYSLPPVFMSMANLYLQPETFATVQNIWDIMLTPLTGFRLLNFFLTAFGFTGIFMIWYGMRMQKNGEEEVGKIAVNQGKKWFMFSTPVNVAILPLLLFAFSPRIAEGLMGTVFIYLPFFASIVLTIIFFYLMRRWKKDTFSSKEVFTVALMMVFSVVLMATARHGIRVVSFKEPLAIQAAATKAYMTASLSEYKKYKESMKNVVKKDLSNPATLAESKGCLACHSIDTTLVGPAYKEVAAKYSSAQQIVNSIKNGSEGKWGTIAMPAQDVDDKEANILADWVLSQKQN
- a CDS encoding TlpA disulfide reductase family protein, translating into MFKIIVACIFFINIYANDILQEQIDTENKTITILCFYTTWCPACKKSIELLNEIDKNLHTKVKVIGIDLDDGIKRKNYIESLDIRFKVINQNLLQARRYGVKDSVPVILIVGEHRTIVKRFYELPNRKYFFALIQRLSSGYLENGTLPVQERIDLWKKSRD
- a CDS encoding 4Fe-4S dicluster domain-containing protein, whose translation is MTQYLRQHQNKKALIAIFITLSAVAVPMFQYNSIHLLLFNFYNQRFELFFHAWEVNTAGLINIFILFAAAVILLFNFTYSRYFCGNICPKTLLNNLFTDIIETRIFHLFKIKNRDDEQSFEKNRLKLFFAYAFLAVVIIFGSMPIFFYFIPYDIFFSMLKNYFLGYRFLLYIWILSAIYLFAEILFLKEFFCAYICPYQLVNSITVNEQRGFYTFDTKEKCIDCEACVNVCPVPELDVRKGYDTRCIACGDCSAVCHDVMQKRGGERSLIEYKDFIKRKSLPYLSFAGRRTSLLLIALTLAGSSLIVYYLISPEHLSSCNIANAFLYRD
- a CDS encoding diguanylate cyclase; translated protein: MNTKNKLLLMVTLMLAALATATIVNVGLNFREFAINAAVDKAKLTANIVKDGLTAHMVNGIMDKRKYFLDTITQNNEIKKLWIARGQNVIDQYGKGYSYENARDDIDKDVLSSGKMIKKVIENPEEVKLRITIPYIADSTAKVSCLECHSVNDGDILGAVSMEFDINSVRNASTITILKIFGINVIFIFIALLVLNYYIKPYMELFANLRDGIQKAHSGDFSHRFDTRVSGEGKEVADQINTLFHKMQETFGEIKHSLTTFVTKSNLGCSDPLYEAKIIIKELADIYKFKKTIELDDTKELVFDRIITVMQTKYDIHNFSFFEIDRTQKIREPIYISHKSYCDANVDKNVDLCRAYRTDTDIVSTDFPNLCSSCHHNENEYICIPFDINDEVSLTLNIVVDDPAKFEQISMNVTSIKNYIEAAKPVIESKILTDKLRDTTLRDGMTGIYNRRFLEQFIDKMAKQALRNETNYSVLMLDIDYFKMVNDTYGHDIGDIVIKGLAEVIKKSIRDADLAIRYGGEEFVILLNNASREGSITVAKKIHDEFNKMKFNVGGELLQKTISIGVAQFPDDANSIWKCIKFADTALYYAKEHGRNQVIEFKPEMFEGEDF
- the glmS gene encoding glutamine--fructose-6-phosphate transaminase (isomerizing); protein product: MCGIVGYLGSKKTKDILLDGLQELEYRGYDSAGIAVLQNDDFSVYKAVGKLVNLQEKAAAFDPSGFAIGIGHTRWATHGKPTELNAHPHLGESSYVVHNGIIENYAALKRELQESGAHFLSQTDTEVIVHLFEKELRTADSAFDAFTKTISQLQGAFAILLVTKSEDRTIFFAKQGSPMIVGRDADGEKYFASSDTPLIGKCSDVIYLDDGDYGYVTPETIAIFDKKSNKKEPHFSKLSTNKLSAQKGGFRFFMEKEIYEQSEVIIDTLLGRIFDKEIHFEELDSKLFDGINEIKLCACGTSYHSALVSSYLFERYAKIRVSVEIASEFRYKEPLLCQDTLFVAISQSGETADTLETLKMAKEAGLKTLVICNVDNSSMVRLADASILTRAGIEKGVASTKAFATQVVVFWMLSLYIAKLKNSLTTEQIEKQISLLREVPSVLKIKEGLHEKITRLSKRYLHGHGFFFIGRDIFYPLALEGALKLKEITYLHAEGYPSGEMKHGPIALADPELFTIALLPQHMLYEKSKSNVEELSARDSTICAISPVEFDKADDYIKTSDVRDYMLEFFEMMVIVQLLSMEIAIRLGNDVDMPRNLAKSVTVE
- a CDS encoding HD domain-containing protein — encoded protein: MDIILQIENTIEQNGSDFELSKVFKQYIKEYKDSLPALFEKNQGKDFLVKHTKELDKIISLMYKTVLRRTFGIYVPMSTAIPITIVALGSYGREQLCVHSDIDLMMIYSKCDGYNTDLIIEKFLYLAWDAGLKLGHRVHEVNDLINASREDITIKTALMESRFITGSNFTWHSAQKELNKVRLDNQKEFILAKIDEAAIRRKKFPTSMQPNIKESIGGLRDSQLIFWVAKIIYDVQSLKDLSGSLFTDDEYNEYRVSLELLFRVRSALHLINNKQEDRLSLEQMPQVSHMLGFSDERKMATKVFQAQWRINNFTQIFVKKMVRAYIAKLDNFKELKNSRLTKGIYLMDERLYASYNLKAQPIEKLLDVLISLPDRHYRYDSGFLHLFTYSIIKHPLKAKTYSQLKEIFKRENSYCFLKLFYDAGILHQLISSFRKVMFLPQFDGYHHYPVDIHSIKCVQALETIQEQYIQDQYDSLSADEKLLLKISVLLHDTGKGRKQDHSEVGAKLITQFAKQLKFKDDAIERAVTIIKHHVLMSNVAFRENIHHEEVLYKFLSNIKDEKNLKLLYILTYADINGVGEGVYTSFSSKLLKELYINALEVAKQSDRISDATKRLQKERRIRNSEGFAALSKIEQKKVLAIESNLFYFKHSPEEIIEIAKQAKETDKFSFKVTNRTRLSIEIFRRVPLNISYLLANLSYLDVGSMDIFTLFDGIKYFKIEFSENIEDDTIEQIKQIVEDSFDMSKTINIKKPNIKKDEISIDCEHSQAYAELSIHTRNQRGLLAYIMDIFEQNSINIATAKVHSTKTKARDHFLIEKQNNMCNNIENLFKLLSEG